The Chrysiogenia bacterium region TCTTTTGAGCGCGGTGGAGCTGGAGCTCTTTTCGACGCTCGGCGATCGCAAGCTGACCGCGGAAGAACTGGCGGGCGAGCTCGGCGTGTGCGAGCGGGCGCGCCATGACTTTTTCGACGCACTGGTGGCGACCGGGTTTCTCCTGCGAGAGGGCGATGGTGCGACGGGGCGTTACGAGAACACGCCCGAGACGGGCACCTTTCTCGACAAGAACAAACCCACGTACATCGGCGGCATTCTGGAGATGTCGAACTCGCGGCTCTACCGGTTCTGGGCCGACCTGACCGAGGCGCTCAGGACCGGTAAGCCCCAGAACGAAGTGAAGACCACGGGCGCGCCCATGTTCGACGAACTCTATGCCGACGAGGCGCGGCTCGAGCAATTCATGGGCGCCATGAGTGGAATCTCCACGCCCAACTTCGCCGCCTTCGCGCAGGCCTTCGACTTCTCGAAGTACAAGACCCTCTGTGACGTGGGCGGCGCCAGCGGCATCCTTTCGATCCTCGTCGCGCAGGCCAACCCGCACATGGAGTGCACGAGCTTCGACCTGCCGGTGGTCGAGCCCATTGCCAAGCGCCGCATCGCCGGCGCGGGTCTGGGTGGCCGCGTGCGCACGGCTTCGGGCGACTTCTTCAAGGACGCGCTGCCAAGAGCCGATGTCATCACCATGGGACTCATCCTCCACGACTGGAATCTCGAGAACAAGATGCACCTCATCCGCGCCGCCTACGACGCGCTTCCTGAGGGCGGCGCCTTCGTCGTGATCGAGAATCTCATCGACGACGCCCGGCGCGAGAATGCGTTCGGCCTGTTCATGTCGCTCAACATGCTGATCGAATTCGGCGACGCCTTCGATTACTCCGGCGCGGACTTCGCCGGCTGGTGCAAGGAAGCGGGTTTCTCCCGCACCGAAGTCGTGCCGCTCGGCGGGCCGTGCAGCATGGGGATTGCCTACAAGTAGCGCGCAACAGTATCCAGCCAAAGAAAAGGGCCGCCCGAATGGGCGGCCCTTCGTGTTACTCGATCGTCATCGGAACTGTCGCAAGAGGCCATTTGATCCCACTGGCTTCCTGGGGAAAGGGAGGATCAAGCGGGAGCATGCTCATTGGTACGGCATCGACCGTTCCGCTGATGAAGTCGATGCAGGTCGGCCCAGACTGAAAGGATTGGTAAGAAAGAGGAACGGGCGTGACCGATGTGGGGAGATAGCGCAGCACAAAATCCATTCCCAATATGAATGGAGTGTCGTAAGCGCCTGGAGTGAACAGAGCGGAATTTCCCCCGTGCTGGAGTGGTACGTAGGCCTCTCCTGTGCAGTCGATCGATGCAAAAGCCATGGCCGGAGGTTTGTTGTAGATCGTCGCAAGTCCTGTCTCATCGCCACGGGTCAGGGCGTAGAGCAGACCGTCTGAATCCAGCAGCCGGCCGCCACCTGCAGCGACCAGCGTGCCTTCGGCGTCGACCCAGCCGAGGTAGGGAAGGGCATGGCTGGTGCCCGGCTCCAGATGGAATGGCGGAACAAATGGCGGAGGGGCCGAGGCTTCGGGTACGCTCAGTGTATCTGCATAAGCAATACCGGTGTAATCGAAAACCTCCGCCTGGCACCCCATTTCATCTAAATAGGATGAAACGTGGAGTGTCTGGAGTGTCAGCGGAGTGGTCGGTAGGACACGCGGATCTGATACGCCATGAACGTAAAAGATCATGCCCGCCGGCCAATTGTTCAGTCGAAGAATTGGGGGGAGAGGAAATGCGGGATCGCCGAAGAAACCGTTGTGAAGCAGGTAGGCGTCGCCGCTGCAATTGCCGGACGTATAAACTCTGCTGACATTCGCGGTTTTAATTTCGCCGCTGTAATCGTCAATGGGCCAGGTATGCCCGGCATCGTCGAAATAGATCCGAGGTCGTGCCATCCAGGTGGGGATCAAAGACCGACCGGTCCTGACATCGTGCCCCAGGTGGGAAAGGGTGCCAAGCGGCGTGCCGGCTGAATCGACCCAAACTGGCGGTGGGGAAGCCCACGCATCGACGGTTCGCGCGTGAAGCGGCCCGGTAAAGGACGGTGCGGAAATCGGCGTGCCGGGGACTGTTTCGCTCAGAAGCACGTGCGTCGTGCCATCGGGACTGCCCTCGACGCAACCGCTCTCTGTCAGATAGGACGCCAGTATCTGCGGTCCCGCGGACGCATTCGGAGGGACGACGTGGTACCCGGCCTGTCCGACGACTTCAAAAGGAAATCCCGCACGTTGCGCTGGAACGGTATCGCTCCACAGGGAAGTGAACTTGTCGTCAAGCGGAATGTAGGCGGTGCCCGTGCAATCGTTGTTGGTATATGCAGGGGTGACCGCTGCGATTGTTTCGCCGGGAAGTTCGGGACGGGCCGGTGTCAGGCCG contains the following coding sequences:
- a CDS encoding methyltransferase — protein: MSEQLDPSRVTPEKIMEVGMAFWPSKILLSAVELELFSTLGDRKLTAEELAGELGVCERARHDFFDALVATGFLLREGDGATGRYENTPETGTFLDKNKPTYIGGILEMSNSRLYRFWADLTEALRTGKPQNEVKTTGAPMFDELYADEARLEQFMGAMSGISTPNFAAFAQAFDFSKYKTLCDVGGASGILSILVAQANPHMECTSFDLPVVEPIAKRRIAGAGLGGRVRTASGDFFKDALPRADVITMGLILHDWNLENKMHLIRAAYDALPEGGAFVVIENLIDDARRENAFGLFMSLNMLIEFGDAFDYSGADFAGWCKEAGFSRTEVVPLGGPCSMGIAYK